GTTCGGCCTGCTCGCCGCGCGTATCGGCTACGTCGCGCAGTGGTGGCGCGAGTACGCCGCCGCGCCGCGCTCGATCATCGCGCTCGGCGACGGCGGCTTCGACTGGCGCATCGGCCTCGCGGCCGGGATCGTGTTCGCGGGCTGGCGCCTGCGCCGCCTGTCCGCGCTGCGTCGCCCGGTGATGGCCGGCATGCTCGCGGGCATCGCCGCATGGGGCATCGCGCAAGGCACGCTCGCCACGTTGCAGCATGGCGCGCCGCCGCTTGCCGCGTTGCAGCTCGAAGCGCTCGATGCCACGCCGGTGCCCGTGCAACGCTTCGCGGGCAAGCCCGTCGTCGTGAACCTGTGGGCCACGTGGTGCCCGCCGTGCCAGCGCGAAATGCCGATCCTCGCGCAAGCGCAGCAGGATCATCCGGGGATGACGGTGCTGATGGTCAACCAGGGCGAAGACGCGCAAACGGTGCGCGCGTTCCTCGAACAGAAGGGGCTGCGGTTCGATCACGTGCTGCTCGACCGCACGCTGCACGCGATGAAAACCTACGGTTCGCGCGGGCTGCCGACGACGCTCTTCTTCGACGCGAAAGGCAATCTCGTCGAATCGCACATGGGCGAGATCACCACCGCGCGGCTGAAGGATGCCGTCGCGGACCGCTTCGGCCAGTAACGCGCGTCTCGTCCAAAGAACCGCGGCAACGGCGTCGTCACATCCGCGCCTCTACCGCGGCCAGCCGGGCCGGGAGATGTTCGAGCAACGCATCGACGGCGGCCCGGACTTTCAGCGGCAGATGCAGCGTGTAGGGCCACACTGCCTGGATCGGAAAGATCACGCCCGGCCGATCGGGCAACAGCTCCCGCAACACGCCGCCGCGCAGCGCGTCACGCACCAGCCAGTACGGCAACCACGCGATGCCCAGATCCGCGACGGCCGCATCCATCAGCGCGCTCAAATCGTCGGACAGCAAACGAACGGCGGGCTGCAGCTCCACGCGCTGGCCGTCGACGAACACGCGCCAGCGATGCACCTGGCCGAAACGCGTATAGGCCAGCGCCTTGTGCCGTTCGAGTTCTTCATAGGTCGTGGGCTCGCCGCAGCGGCTCAGGTACGCCGGTGATGCGCAGAACGCCATCCGGTGCTCGCCCAGCGGACGCGCCACCAGCTCGCTGCTGTTCGGCAACGTGCCGACGCGCACCGCGAGATCGAAACGCTCTTCGACCAGGTCGACGGAACGATCGCTGAACGACAGGTCGAGATCGAGTTCGGGATGCGCCTTCGCCAGCTCGATCAGGATCGGCGCCACACAAAGATGACCGAAGAGCGTCGGCATCGACACGCGCAGGCGCCCCTTCATCTGCCATTTGCCAGTTTCCAGCAGTGCCTCGCCCGCCTGGATCTGCTCCATCGCGCGCAGGCAGTGGTCGTAGAACAACGCGCCTTCGTCGGTCAGGCTCTGGCTGCGCGTCGTCCGCTGAAACAGCACGACGCCCAGCCGCTCCTCGAGGCGCGCGACGCTCTTGCCGACCGCCGATCGCGTGATGTGCAGCTTCTCCGCGGCTTCCGCAAAGCTGCTCGCTTCCGCCGCAGCGACGAAAACGTCGATGCCCTTCAGGTTGTTTCGCATGCGATTAGGGACAAATACGCTACACAGTGCGTCGATCTTATCGCTTTTGGCGATAAAAGGTGGCTGATAGGATCGATTTCAGTCCTCACATTCGCAACGGAGCACCCCGCATGGCCCGGATCCTCGTCCTCAAATCCAGCATCAACGGCAGCCAGTCGCAAACCAGCACGCTGATCGACACGTTCCTGGCCGAGCGCCAGGCCAACGGCCACGCCGACGACGTGATCGTGCGCAATCTCGTCGACGCCGACCTGCCGATGCTCGACAGCGAGCTGTTTCACGCGCTGCGCGGCGCAGCCAACCCGAGCGAGCGTGCGCAACGCGCGATCGTGCTGTCGGACGAACTGATTGCCGAACTCAAGGGCAGCGACCTGCTGCTGATCGGCGCGCCGATGTACAACCTCAACGTGCCGACCCAGCTGAAGAACTGGTTCGACCTCGTCGCGCGTGCACGCGTGACGTTCCGGTACACGGAGACCTACCCTGTGGGGCTCGTCGAAGGCATCAGCGCGATCGTGTTCAGCTCGCGCGGTGGCGTGCACGTCGGCCAGGACACGGATGCGGTCACGCCGTACCTGCGCGCCGTGCTCGGCCTGATGGGTATCGTCGACGTGGAATTCGTCTATGCCGAAGGGCTCGACATGAAGCCGCACGGGTTCGACGCGGGGCTGGCGGACGCACGCCGGCAGATGGACGCGCTGCATGCGTGAACCGGAACGTACGGCGACGTTCCCGAGCAAGGTCGGGCGTTACCTGCACGACGTGAATGACATCGCCGTGCAACGCACAGCTGGCGAATCGAAGCATTCGACCGACACGCTTTCTGACATATCGCCAATGAAGTAACGACGCGGCCCGCCAGCGCAATCGCCGTGGAATCGTTGCGCAGCAAGCATGCAAGACATCGGTGTGGCCGTCGGCACCGACGGAGACACTCCAGACCAGCTCCTGACAACGGTCGATCTCGGCTAGAGTGGTCGCACGTTTTCGCTTGGAATATCAGGTCATTTCGTCATGCCAATCATTTGACGGGATGCCGATCGAAATTCGCTGCGTAAACGAGCGCGGCCCGCTGGTGTTAGAGCACCTGCAGGCCGCTGACCACAACCCACTCATCATGGGAGTCAGTCATGGCTGACGCGAATCATAACGCACCGGTTCGTTTTCACGATTGTTTCGTGCCCCCTCGAACGTCTTTTCAGACTCGCCGCATCGTTCCGCACCTCAAGCTCGCCGACATGGCA
This window of the Burkholderia lata genome carries:
- a CDS encoding LysR family transcriptional regulator; the protein is MRNNLKGIDVFVAAAEASSFAEAAEKLHITRSAVGKSVARLEERLGVVLFQRTTRSQSLTDEGALFYDHCLRAMEQIQAGEALLETGKWQMKGRLRVSMPTLFGHLCVAPILIELAKAHPELDLDLSFSDRSVDLVEERFDLAVRVGTLPNSSELVARPLGEHRMAFCASPAYLSRCGEPTTYEELERHKALAYTRFGQVHRWRVFVDGQRVELQPAVRLLSDDLSALMDAAVADLGIAWLPYWLVRDALRGGVLRELLPDRPGVIFPIQAVWPYTLHLPLKVRAAVDALLEHLPARLAAVEARM
- a CDS encoding NAD(P)H-dependent oxidoreductase: MARILVLKSSINGSQSQTSTLIDTFLAERQANGHADDVIVRNLVDADLPMLDSELFHALRGAANPSERAQRAIVLSDELIAELKGSDLLLIGAPMYNLNVPTQLKNWFDLVARARVTFRYTETYPVGLVEGISAIVFSSRGGVHVGQDTDAVTPYLRAVLGLMGIVDVEFVYAEGLDMKPHGFDAGLADARRQMDALHA
- a CDS encoding TlpA disulfide reductase family protein, yielding MLSIGPFSIRVVAVAVAALLAWLVARFIQRRPPDGHHKTASSLILDTLLFGLLAARIGYVAQWWREYAAAPRSIIALGDGGFDWRIGLAAGIVFAGWRLRRLSALRRPVMAGMLAGIAAWGIAQGTLATLQHGAPPLAALQLEALDATPVPVQRFAGKPVVVNLWATWCPPCQREMPILAQAQQDHPGMTVLMVNQGEDAQTVRAFLEQKGLRFDHVLLDRTLHAMKTYGSRGLPTTLFFDAKGNLVESHMGEITTARLKDAVADRFGQ